GCCTCGACATCGTGGAGATCCTCCGCGACAACGGCTACGACGTGGTCGGCGAGGCCGGCGACGGCGAGACCGCGGTGCAGCTGGCCACGGAGCTGCGCCCCGACCTCGTGATCATGGACGTGAAGATGCCGCAGCTCGACGGCATCAGCGCCGCCGAGAAGCTCAACAAGAACCACATCGCGCCCGTCGTGCTGCTCACGGCGTTCAGCCAGAAGGAGCTCGTCGAGCGGGCGAGCGAGGCCGGCGCGCTGGCCTACGTCGTCAAGCCGTTCACGCCGAACGACCTGCTTCCCGCGATCGAGATCGCCCTGGCCCGCCACGAGCAGATCATCACCCTCGAGGCCGAGGTCGCCGACATGGTCGAGCGCTTCGAGACCCGCAAGCTCGTCGATCGCGCCAAGGGCCTCCTCAACGAGAAGATGGGCCTCTCGGAGCCCGAGGCCTTCCGCTGGATCCAGAAGGCGTCGATGGACCGCCGCCTCACGATGCAGGACGTCGCCAAGGCGATCATCGAGCAGCTCTCGCCGAAGAAGGCCTGACCGCCGGTCGCATCGCTCGGTCGTCACCTCCCGGGGTCGTCGAGCGGAGCGCTCGAAGAGCGCGCAGCCGAGACGGGTCGAGCGGAGCGGCGAAGCCGCGGAGTCGAGGCCGTGCGCCTCAGGCTGCGGGCGCGTCCTTGATCATGTTCGTGATGCGGACGGTCGAGCAGCGCTTGCCCCGCTCGTCCGTGATCGCGATCTCGTGGACGGTGATCGATCGCCCGAGATGGATCGGCGTGCACACGCCCGTGACGAGGCCGGAGGTCGCCGACGAGGTGTGCGTGGCGTTGATGTCGACGCCCACGGCGAGGCGACCGGGGCCGGCGTAGAGGTTAGCGGCCATCGAGCCGAGCGATTCGCCGAGCACGACGTAGGCGCCGCCGTGGAGCAGCCCCACGCCCTGCTGATTGCCCTCGACCGGCATCGTCGCGACGGCCCGATCGATGGAGAACTCGGTGAGCGCGATGCCCATCTTCCGCGCCAGCGGCCCCATGCCGCGCTCGTCCGCCCAGGCCATCCCGTCGATCTCGGTCATCCCGCTCCCTCGCAATCGAATGTCCGTCCCCCTCGTTAGGCTGACAGGGTGACGGACTCCGCAAAGCCTACCCTTCTGGTCGTCGACGGCCATTCCCTCGCATACCGGGCGTTCTTCGCGCTCCCGGTCGAGAACTTCTCGACGAAGGACGGCCAGCACACCAACGGGATCTACGGCTTCCTGTCGATGTTCGTCAACCTCCTCAAGGCCGAGAAGCCGACCCACGTGGCCGTCGCCTTCGACACCTCGCGCGAGTCGTTCCGCACCCGCGAGTACGCGGAGTACAAGGCCACGCGGTCCGAGACGCCGGCGGAGTTCAAGGGCCAGATCCCGCTGCTGCAGGAGTGCCTCGACGCCATGGGCGTCACCGTGCTGACCAAGCCCGATTACGAGGCCGACGACATCCTCGCCACCCTCGCGACGCGCGGCGAGAACGAGGGCTGGAACGTGCTCGTGTGCTCCGGCGATCGCGACACGATCCAGCTCGTCACCGACGGCGTCACGCTGCTGTACCCCTCCGTGCAGGGCGTCTCGCAGCTCAAGCGCTACGACCCGCAGACGGTCCGCGAGCGCTACGGCGTGGAGCCGGCCATGTATCCCGACATCGCCGCCCTCGTCGGCGAGACGAGCGACAACCTGCCGGGCGTGCCCAAGGTGGGCGAGAAGACGGCCGTGAAGTGGCTGACGCAGTTCGGCTCGCTCGATGCGGTCCTCGAGGGCGCCGACACGATCAAGGGCGTCGTCGGCGGCAACCTCCGCGAGCACCTCGACGACGTGCGCCGCAACCGGCGCCTCAACCGCCTGCTGCGCGACGTGGAGCTGCCGGTCGGCCTGGACGACCTCAAGATCAAGCCGCTCGACGGGCAGGCCGTGCGCGACATCTTCGCGCGCCTGGAGTTCCGCGCGCTCCTGCCGCGGGTGTTCGAGGCGGCCGGGGCGCCGGCCGAAGAGGAGCCGGCGGCGCCGATCGCGCAGGCTCCCGCGCCGGTGCAGCTCGACGCCGAGGCGCTGGCCGCGTGGGTGGCGAACGCGCAGGGCGAGGTGGGCGTGACGGTCACGCTGCTCGGCGGCCAGCCCGATCGGCTCGGCCTGGCCACGGCCGACGAGGTCGTCGAGGCCGCGTGGGGCGACGACGTCGCCACCGCGCTCGGCCCGTGGTTCGCCTCGGACGCGCCCAAGGTCATGAGCGACGCCAAGCCGCAGATCAAGGCGCTGGCGCGCGGGGGAGTGAGCCTCGCGGGGCTGGCCTTCGACGCGCTGCTGGCCGGCTGGCTGCTGCGGCCGTCGTTCCCCGACAAGACCCTGGGCCACCTCGTCGAGCGCCTGCTCGGCGAGAAGCTGCCCGAGGCCGACCCGTCGCAGCTCGTACCCGAGACGGAGGGCGCCACGCCCGGTCAGCTGTCGTGGTTCACGCTGCGGGTCACCGAGGCGCTGCGCGAGGAGATGCCGGAGTCGGTCGCCCGCGTGCTCACCGACATCGAGCTGCCCACTGTGGCGACGCTGGCCGCGATGGAGCTCGCGGGCGTGGCCGTCTCGCACGCCAAGCTCTCGGAGTTCTCGGGCGAGCTCGGCGCCCGCGCCGAGACCATCGCGCAGGAGGCCTACGCGGCGATCGGCCGCGAGGTGAACCTCGGCTCGCCCAAGCAGCTGCAGGAGGTGCTCTTCGAGGAGCTGCAGCTCCCCAAGACGCGCAAGACGAAGACCGGCTACACCACCGACGCCGCCTCGCTGGCCGACCTGCAGGAGAAGGCGCACCACCCGTTCCTCGACCTGCTGCTGCGCCACCGCGAGGCCACCAAGCTCAAGCAGATCATCGACGGCCTCGACGCCGCGATCGACTCGACCGGCCGCGTGCACACCACCTACGTGCAGACGGGCAGCCAGACCGGTCGGCTGTCGAGCACCGACCCCAACCTGCAGAACATCCCCGTGCGCACGGAGGAGTCCAAGCGCATCCGGGCGGCGTTCGAGGTCGGCGCGGGGTACGAGACGCTGCTGACGGCCGACTACTCGCAGATCGAGATGCGGATCATGGCGCACCTGTCGGGCGATCCCGGGCTCGTCGAGGCGTTCAACTCCGGCGAGGACCTGCACCGGTTCGTCGGCTCGCGGGTGTTCGGCGTCGATCCGGCCGATGTCACGCCCGAGATGCGCACGAAGGTGAAGGCCATGTCGTACGGCCTCGTCTACGGGCTCTCGGCGTTCGGCCTGGCCAAGCAGCTGCGCATCGACCAGACCGAGGCCAAGAAGCTCATGCTGGACTACTTCGCCCGCTTCGGCGCGGTGCGCGACTACCTGCGCGCGTCCGTCGAGGCGGCCCGCGAGGTCGGTTACACCGAGACGATCTTCGGGCGCCGGCGACCGTTCCCCGACCTGAAGAGCCCCAACCGCCAGCTGCGCGAGAACGCCGAGCGCGCGGCGCTCAACGCGCCGATCCAGGGCAGCGCGGCCGACATCATGAAGATCGCGCTGTTCCGCATCCACGAGGACCTGCGCGCACACGAGTCGCGGGTGCTGCTGCAGATCCACGACGAGCTCGTGATCGAGGTCGCCCCGGGCGAGTGGGACGTCGTCGAGGCGATCGTCCGCGATCGCATGGGATCGGCCGCCGAGCTGTCGGTGCCGCTGGATGTGCAGGTCGGCCGCGGGGCCGACTGGAACGAAGCCGCTCACTGAGCGCGACCGAAGGAAGAGCATGACCGAACGCACGCCGACCCCGATCGACCGCATCGCCGACGCCTGGGTCGACACCCTCGCCGTCCGCAAGCCCGAGCTGGCCACCTACATCGGCCGGCCCGAGGGGCAGGACCGGTTCGCCGACTACAGCCCGGAGGGCCTCGAGGCCGATGCCGTCGCGGCTCGGGAGACGCTCGCGCAGCTGCGCGCGGCGACCCCCGTCGACGACGTCGACCGCGTCACGCAGCAGGACCTCGGCGACGACCTGGCGCTCGACCTCGAGCTGCACGAGGCGGGATGGCCGCTGCGCGACCTCAACGTGATCGCCAGCCCGTCGCAGGAGATCCGCAACGTCTTCGACCTCATGCCGACCGACGGCGTCGAGGACTGGGCCACGATCGCGCGCCGCATGGCCGCGGTGCCCGACGCGCTGGCCGGCTACATCGAGACGCTCCGCGCCGGCATCGCGGCGGGCGTCGTGCCGGCCGTGCGCCAGGTGCGCGAGGTGGTCGGGCAGATCGACCGCTACATCGCCGACGACGGCTTCTTCGCCACGCTGGCGGCGCAGGCCGCGCCGGGCGAGGGCGAGCTCCCCGCGAGCCTGCGCGCCGACCTCGACGGCGGCCAGCGCGCCGCGCGCGAGGCGTATTCGGGGCTGCAGGCGTTCCTGCGCGACGAGCTCGCGCCGGCGGCGGGCGAGGGCGACGGCGTCGGCCGCGAGCTCTACGCCCTGCACTCGCGCCGCTTCCTCGGCGCCGTCATCGACCTCGACGAGACGTACGAGTGGGGCGTCGAGGAGCTCGCGCGCATGGTCGCCGAGCAGGAGCGGATCGCCGATCAGATCGTTCCGGGTGCCACGGTGGAGGAGGCGATCGCCTTCCTCGAGAAGGACGACAGCCGCAAGCTGCACGGCACCGATGCGCTGCGCGAGTGGATGCAGCGCACGAGCGACGCCGCCGTGGCCGAGCTGGGCCGCACGCACTTCGACATCCCGGAGCCCGTGCGCCGCCTGGAGTGCATGATCGCGCCCACCCAGGAGGGCGGGATCTACTACACGGGGCCCACCGACGACTTCTCGCGCCCCGGCCGCATGTGGTGGTCGGTACCCGAGGGCGTCACGGAGTTCGACACGTGGCGCGAGCTGACGACCGTGTACCACGAGGGCGTCCCGGGCCATCACCTGCAGATCGGCCAGGCCACGTACAACCGCGCCGAGCTCAACTCGTGGCGGCGGCTGCTCGCCGGCAGCTCCGGCCACGCCGAGGGGTGGGCGCTCTACGCCGAGCGCCTCATGGAGCAGCTCGGCTACCTCGACGACCCGGCCGACCGGCTCGGCATGCTCGACGGCCAGCGCATGCGCGCCGCGCGCGTCGTGCTCGACATCGGCGTGCACCTGGGCAAGCAGCGCCCCGACGGCGCGGGCGCGTGGGACGCGGACTTCGCGCTGGACTTCATGCGCCGCAACGTCAACATGGACGACGGCTTCGTGCGCTTCGAGGTCAACCGCTACCTCGGCTGGCCGGGACAGGCGCCGTCGTACAAGGTCGGCCAGCGCATCTGGGAGCAGGTGCGCGACGCCTACCAGGCCGCCCAGGGCGCGGAGTTCTCCATGAAGGAGTTCCACAAGCGCGCCCTCGATCTCGGCGGGGTCGGCCTCGACACCCTCCGCACCGCCCTTGTCGGCTGAGACCGCCGCGCCCTCCGCGCGGCTCGACGCGCTGCCGTTCACGCGGCGGCACCTGAGGGTGCTCACCGGATCGGGCATCGGCTGGGCGCTGGACGCCATGGACGTCGGGCTGATCTCGTTCATCATCGCGGCCCTCGCCGTGGAGTGGGATCTCAGCACCGCGCAGACGGGCTGGATCACGTCGATCGGCTTCCTCGGCATGGCGATCGGCGCCAGCGTCGGCGGCCTGCTGGCCGATCGCCTCGGGCGGCGCCAGGTGTTCGCGCTCACCCTGCTGGTGTACGGCATCGCGACCGGTGCGAGCGCGCTGGTCGGGGGAGTGGGCGCGCTGCTCGTGTTCCGCTTCCTCGTGGGGCTCGGCCTCGGCTCGGAGCTGCCCGTCGCCTCCACCTACGTCAGCGAGCTCGCGCCGACCCGCATCCGCGGCCGGATGGTCGTGGTGCTCGAGGCGTTCTGGGCGGTCGGCTGGACGGCATCGGCCCTCATCGGCTACCTCGTGGTGCCGCTCGAGAACGGGTGGCGCTGGGCGTTCGCGCTCGGGGCGATCCCCGCCGTCTACGCCCTCGTCGTGCGGTGGGGCCTGCCCGAGTCGCCGCGCTTCCTCGAGGCCCGCGGCCGGCGGGAGGAGTCGGAGCGCGTCGTGCGCGCGTTCGAGTCATCGCCCGCGCTCTTCGGATCGCGCCCCGCGGCCACCGAGGCGCGGCCGGAGGCGGGCCCGCGGGCGGCGGCTCGGTCCGGGCTGGCGGCCCTGTGGGCGGCACCGCTGCGCGCCCGCACGGCCTCCCTGTGGGCCGTGTGGTTCTGCGTGAACTTCTCCTACTACGGCGCCTTCATCTGGATCCCGTCG
This genomic interval from Microbacterium sediminis contains the following:
- a CDS encoding ANTAR domain-containing response regulator, with the protein product MSEEQQSVPAPAPRRVVVAEDESLIRLDIVEILRDNGYDVVGEAGDGETAVQLATELRPDLVIMDVKMPQLDGISAAEKLNKNHIAPVVLLTAFSQKELVERASEAGALAYVVKPFTPNDLLPAIEIALARHEQIITLEAEVADMVERFETRKLVDRAKGLLNEKMGLSEPEAFRWIQKASMDRRLTMQDVAKAIIEQLSPKKA
- a CDS encoding PaaI family thioesterase — its product is MTEIDGMAWADERGMGPLARKMGIALTEFSIDRAVATMPVEGNQQGVGLLHGGAYVVLGESLGSMAANLYAGPGRLAVGVDINATHTSSATSGLVTGVCTPIHLGRSITVHEIAITDERGKRCSTVRITNMIKDAPAA
- the polA gene encoding DNA polymerase I; protein product: MTDSAKPTLLVVDGHSLAYRAFFALPVENFSTKDGQHTNGIYGFLSMFVNLLKAEKPTHVAVAFDTSRESFRTREYAEYKATRSETPAEFKGQIPLLQECLDAMGVTVLTKPDYEADDILATLATRGENEGWNVLVCSGDRDTIQLVTDGVTLLYPSVQGVSQLKRYDPQTVRERYGVEPAMYPDIAALVGETSDNLPGVPKVGEKTAVKWLTQFGSLDAVLEGADTIKGVVGGNLREHLDDVRRNRRLNRLLRDVELPVGLDDLKIKPLDGQAVRDIFARLEFRALLPRVFEAAGAPAEEEPAAPIAQAPAPVQLDAEALAAWVANAQGEVGVTVTLLGGQPDRLGLATADEVVEAAWGDDVATALGPWFASDAPKVMSDAKPQIKALARGGVSLAGLAFDALLAGWLLRPSFPDKTLGHLVERLLGEKLPEADPSQLVPETEGATPGQLSWFTLRVTEALREEMPESVARVLTDIELPTVATLAAMELAGVAVSHAKLSEFSGELGARAETIAQEAYAAIGREVNLGSPKQLQEVLFEELQLPKTRKTKTGYTTDAASLADLQEKAHHPFLDLLLRHREATKLKQIIDGLDAAIDSTGRVHTTYVQTGSQTGRLSSTDPNLQNIPVRTEESKRIRAAFEVGAGYETLLTADYSQIEMRIMAHLSGDPGLVEAFNSGEDLHRFVGSRVFGVDPADVTPEMRTKVKAMSYGLVYGLSAFGLAKQLRIDQTEAKKLMLDYFARFGAVRDYLRASVEAAREVGYTETIFGRRRPFPDLKSPNRQLRENAERAALNAPIQGSAADIMKIALFRIHEDLRAHESRVLLQIHDELVIEVAPGEWDVVEAIVRDRMGSAAELSVPLDVQVGRGADWNEAAH
- a CDS encoding DUF885 domain-containing protein, producing MTERTPTPIDRIADAWVDTLAVRKPELATYIGRPEGQDRFADYSPEGLEADAVAARETLAQLRAATPVDDVDRVTQQDLGDDLALDLELHEAGWPLRDLNVIASPSQEIRNVFDLMPTDGVEDWATIARRMAAVPDALAGYIETLRAGIAAGVVPAVRQVREVVGQIDRYIADDGFFATLAAQAAPGEGELPASLRADLDGGQRAAREAYSGLQAFLRDELAPAAGEGDGVGRELYALHSRRFLGAVIDLDETYEWGVEELARMVAEQERIADQIVPGATVEEAIAFLEKDDSRKLHGTDALREWMQRTSDAAVAELGRTHFDIPEPVRRLECMIAPTQEGGIYYTGPTDDFSRPGRMWWSVPEGVTEFDTWRELTTVYHEGVPGHHLQIGQATYNRAELNSWRRLLAGSSGHAEGWALYAERLMEQLGYLDDPADRLGMLDGQRMRAARVVLDIGVHLGKQRPDGAGAWDADFALDFMRRNVNMDDGFVRFEVNRYLGWPGQAPSYKVGQRIWEQVRDAYQAAQGAEFSMKEFHKRALDLGGVGLDTLRTALVG
- a CDS encoding MFS transporter, with amino-acid sequence MSAETAAPSARLDALPFTRRHLRVLTGSGIGWALDAMDVGLISFIIAALAVEWDLSTAQTGWITSIGFLGMAIGASVGGLLADRLGRRQVFALTLLVYGIATGASALVGGVGALLVFRFLVGLGLGSELPVASTYVSELAPTRIRGRMVVVLEAFWAVGWTASALIGYLVVPLENGWRWAFALGAIPAVYALVVRWGLPESPRFLEARGRREESERVVRAFESSPALFGSRPAATEARPEAGPRAAARSGLAALWAAPLRARTASLWAVWFCVNFSYYGAFIWIPSILFLQGFDIVKSFGFTLIITLAQLPGYAVAAWLIEVWGRRATLATFLVGSAASAVCFGLASAEWQIIAAGMALSFFNLGAWGALYAVTPEIYPTAIRGTGAGAAAGAGRIASIIAPLFVGWSLVQTSTAVLFAVFAVFFVVAALAVIPLTERTGQSLADA